A stretch of the Zeugodacus cucurbitae isolate PBARC_wt_2022May chromosome 6, idZeuCucr1.2, whole genome shotgun sequence genome encodes the following:
- the LOC105214529 gene encoding serine-rich adhesin for platelets isoform X2 — protein sequence MRRMPKFDLTLSSKASTLLLLFGLACLASVRAERDFNFNDSQVPLLEPRDEPAHIHYGHDPYSVELSSCRSENSEIVLSLVLKSHDWADLSDNKKDKVLEKLSKFFAIPKEFIVMESATKRELSEMQKESIRRGYNKCHNNNKHPLGRVSFVLGCGAKYFTMSEPLMKQIGAQMKDDSIDNITGEKFGWWVIWRKLYKARAQRKRRQTEGSGIDEAEDGDDYDYDYDDDDDDVVESETEVPVTTPPHAHRHHHGDGQSNIEDNKLELSAASTSTATASGSNEDGLLDAVAAASSSAKEPTSSDTISDTKHTNIDEEIVESVSQLESVITKTIENTKNIKEIPVLEEDDDEDAPVAVDIAKELDVPNALEEINNGGELDGAENDYDKNVNRQITSNADRETVKVAQSSTTAEIPLHLRNEHGDTDSFDAVEPSADSDSVVAIESSAALSHNSLDRAQTEASLASAFDTTAAVAAAAEFETRTITPVANTLEPAISRVELSKSETTSLLPPALHTPAMNASTTQAPNLLANAVTTSLYASSSSSPSSSSSSSSSSSSSSSVSSSSLSPSSTPSSATVPTFILSTITTSFATTPTTTTTIKPSFITTPLLTKLERMQQQTQQQQILKETTKTFDNNTLREENAEEAIRNSAETPITNVFVPIADTTTSSDVIAATTPTLLTTTGEGVMRKDDNETNSLLPETDASRTPPTTPQGSDSASSPTSLLTSPTTSTLGTSPTSISTDATAPTLPSTDYVEPKVENTPPMIRTRLQKFAVTSGKAFSYSVPQDTFYDTEDLTNLRLDLTDKDGRELKASSWLQFNPETHVLYGLPLDDSVSKWQYRLTATDSGNESVTETLEISVQQHRGVRTVNHEISITVKINEKNIHNIDWQLKLMRDVASTLGDENTNSLVVREIRPMPQDPNTATFVYFNETFPTSECPEAELNKLVKRLDASRLSDLVYPTLSVKSITGQLIGACQKSHITKPKPTTHMATNVPPLPRNQVDRVNATVGHLLVFKVPSDTFYDPNDNEQLTLTLKTKDHKELNPRHWLQFDSKNQEFYGIPKSGDAGSDEYLLVAQDAGGLSATDALVVVVNHAPKKEFSVYFKAYLAIRHEQFNADLQRKFVERISQLFGDSTTQYVQIRSVTTQHDSDSTIVNFYNTSLYKSHNRCPEEEIEAVRSVYLIKDHMVRDHVKKILGPELNLTNVQALPLGLCHPQTDIIHRDYVPTKPDQPTLKSSFSEEYMYTIILPAVIIVSMILIACLIACCLHRRRRKSGKMELGDEEERRSFRKKNIPVIFQDELDEKPEIGNKSPIILKDEKPPLLPPSYNTSNMNGDNDVDEYVPPPAVVVGGREARGKSPATPSYRKPPPYVSP from the exons AGCAAAGCGTcaacgctgctgctgcttttcGGACTCGCCTGCTTGGCCTCTGTACGCGCGGAGCGTGATTTCAACTTTAACGACTCGCAG GTTCCATTACTTGAACCACGCGACGAACCAGCACACATCCACTACGGCCATGATCCATACTCGGTGGAATTGTCGAGCTGTCGCTCGGAAAACAGCGAAATTGTGCTCTCGTTAGTGCTCAAAAGCCACGATTGGGCGGATTTGAGTGATAATAAAAAGGACAAAGTACTGGAGAAACTATCCAAGTTCTTCGCCATACCGAAG GAATTCATCGTTATGGAATCAGCAACAAAACGTGAACTCAGCGAAATGCAGAAGGAATCAATACGCAGAGGTTACAACAAGtgccataataataataaacacccgCTGGGACGTGTTAGCTTTGTG cTCGGCTGTGGTGCCAAATATTTCACAATGAGTGAACCTCTAATGAAACAAATAGGTGCTCAGATGAAGGACGATTCTATTGACAATATAACGGGCGAAAAGTTCGGCTGGTGGGTCATTTGGCGCAAGCTCTACAAAGCGCG AGCTCAACGTAAACGCCGACAAACTGAAGGTTCCGGCATCGATGAAGCCGAAGATGGTGACGATTATGATTACGAttacgatgatgatgatgatgacgttgT TGAAAGTGAAACAGAAGTGCCAGTAACAACCCCGCCACATGCGCATCGTCATCACCATGGTGATGGTCAG TCGAATATCGAGGATAACAAGTTAGAATTATCAGCGGCATCCACATCAACAGCGACCGCTAGTGGCTCGAACGAGGATGGCCTACTCGACGCTGTGGCAGCTGCCTCGTCTAGTGCCAAAGAGCCGACATCGTCCGACACGATTAGTGACACGAAACATACGAATATCGATGAGGAGATTGTTGAGAGCGTTTCCCAATTGGAATCGGTTATAACGAAGACCATTGAAAATACGAAGAACATCAAAGAGATACCGGTTTTGGAAGAAGACGACGATGAAGATGCACCGGTTGCGGTCGATATCGCCAAGGAATTGGATGTGCCAAATGCACTGGAAGAGATCAATAATGGTGGTGAGCTCGACGGTGCCGAAAATGATTATGACAAAAATGTGAATCGACAAATAACCTCAAATGCTGATCGTGAAACGGTAAAAGTTGCCCAGAGCTCAACAACCGCAGAAATACCGTTACACCTACGTAATGAGCACGGTGACACAGACAGCTTTGATGCTGTTGAGCCGTCCGCCGACTCAGATTCCGTAGTTGCGATTGAGTCAAGCGCCGCGCTGAGTCACAACTCGTTGGATCGTGCACAAACCGAAGCTTCGTTGGCGAGTGCGTTCGATACAACAGCCGCCGTCGCCGCAGCCGCTGAGTTCGAAACTCGCACCATAACGCCGGTAGCTAACACACTAGAACCCGCTATAAGCCGAGTTGAATTGTCTAAGTCAGAGACGACTTCTTTGTTGCCACCAGCTTTGCACACACCAGCAATGAATGCTTCAACAACACAAGCACCCAATCTATTGGCAAATGCTGTCACGACCTCATTATATGCATCATCATCATCCTCACCATCATCATcgtcctcctcctcctcctcctcatcatcatcatcatctgtTTCGTCCTCCTCTCTCTCACCTTCGTCTACGCCATCGTCGGCTACTGTGCCCACATTCATATTGTCAACAATCACAACTTCATTTGCAAcaactccaacaacaacaacaacaataaaaccatcATTCATCACCACACCATTGTTAACAAAG CTAGAAcgtatgcaacaacaaacacaacaacagcaaatacttaaagaaacaacaaaaacatttgatAATAACACCTTACGTGAAGAAAATGCGGAAGAAGCCATTAGAAACAGTGCAGAGACGCCAATAACAAATGTGTTTGTGCCAATAGCAGATACAACAACAAGTAGTGATGTTATAGCAGCAACAACGCCGACTTTATTAACAACAACCGGTGAAGGCGTTATGAGAAAG GATGACAACGAGACCAACAGTTTGCTTCCCGAAACAGATGCGAGTCGCACG CCTCCAACCACACCGCAAGGTTCCGACTCTGCTTCGTCGCCCACTTCTCTGCTAACCTCACCAACAACTTCGACATTGGGCACTTCGCCTACCTCCATCAGCACTGATGCCACAGCGCCTACGCTACCCTCTACTGACTATGTCGAGCCTAAAGTGGAAAATACACCGCCAATGATACGCACACGTCTGCAGAAATTCGCTGTGACCTCGGGCAAAGCCTTCTCGTACTCAGTGCCACAAGATACCTTCTACGATACGGAGGATCTCACAAACCTACGCTTAGATTTAACAGATAAGGATGGACGTGAATTGAAGGCGTCGTCGTGGTTACAATTCAATCCCGAAACACATGTACTTTATGGATT ACCTCTCGACGATTCTGTTTCGAAATGGCAATATCGTTTAACGGCTACCGATTCTGGCAACGAGTCAGTCACAGAGACATTAGAGATATCTGTGCAACAACATCGCGGTGTACGTACCGTTAATCACGAGATCAGCATTACCGTTAAAATCAACGAGAAGAATATACACAACATTGACTGGCAGCTGAAATTGATGCGTG ATGTTGCCTCAACACTGGGTGATGAAAACACCAACTCCTTGGTTGTGCGCGAGATACGTCCGATGCCACAGGATCCTAATACCGCTACATTTGTGTATTTCAATGAAACCTTCCCCACCAGTGAGTGTCCTGAGGCGGAGCTCAATAAGCTGGTGAAGCGTTTAGATGCCAGTCGTCTAAGTGATTTAGTGTATCCCACACTGAGCGTGAAATCCATAACGGGTCAACTGATTGGCGCGTGCCAAAAATCGCACATTACTAAACCGAAACCCACCACGCATATGGCGACCAACGTACCACCGCTACCACGCAATCAAGTGGATCGCGTTAATGCGACCGTCGGACATTTGCTCGTCTTCAAAGTGCCCAGCGATACATTCTATGATCCAAACGACAATGAACAACTCACATTAACACTAAAGACGAAGGATCACAAAGAGCTCAACCCACGCCATTGGTTACAATTCGACTCGAAGAATCAGGAATTCTATGGCATACCAAAGAGTGGTGATGCCGGCTCTGATGAATACTTGCTCGTGGCACAAGATGCTGGCGGTCTGAGCGCCACCGACGCATTGGTTGTGGTGGTGAATCATGCGCCCAAGAAAGAGTTTAGCGTCTACTTTAAAGCCTATCTAGCCATTCGACATGAACAATTCAATGCTGATCTGCAACGGAAATTTGTGGAACGCATTTCACAACTCTTCGGCGATTCGACTACTCAATACGTGCAAATACGTTCGGTGACAACGCAACACGACTCCGATAGCACGATTGTGAATTTCTACAATACGAGCTTATACAAATCGCATAACCGTTGTCCCGAAGAGGAAATCGAGGCTGTGCGCAGTGTTTATCTGATCAAGGATCATATGGTGCGCGATCATGTGAAGAAGATTTTGGGACCCGAATTGAATCTGACCAATGTACAAGCATTGCCGTTGGGCTTGTGCCATC cacaAACTGATATCATCCATCGTGACTATGTGCCCACGAAACCTGATCAGCCAACACTGAAATCGAGCTTCAGCGAAGAGTATATGTACACGATCATCTTGCCGGCGGTGATTATTGTCAGCATGATCTTAATTGCTTGCCTCATTGCGTGTTGTCTACATCGTCGCCGTCGTAAGAGTGGCAAAATGGAATTGG GCGATGAAGAAGAACGTAGATCGTTCCGCAAGAAAAATATACCTGTCATTTTCCAAGATGAATTGGACGAGAAACCCGAAATCGGCAATAAGAGCCCAATAATTTTGAAGGATGAGAAGCCGCCATTGTTGCCACCATCCTACAATACCTCCAACATGAATG GCGACAACGATGTCGATGAATATGTGCCACCACCCGCCGTTGTTGTCGGTGGACGCGAAGCGCGGGGGAAATCACCAGCAACGCCATCATATCGAAAACCGCCACCATATGTATCGCCATAA
- the LOC105214529 gene encoding serine-rich adhesin for platelets isoform X1: MRRMPKFDLTLSSKASTLLLLFGLACLASVRAERDFNFNDSQVPLLEPRDEPAHIHYGHDPYSVELSSCRSENSEIVLSLVLKSHDWADLSDNKKDKVLEKLSKFFAIPKEFIVMESATKRELSEMQKESIRRGYNKCHNNNKHPLGRVSFVLGCGAKYFTMSEPLMKQIGAQMKDDSIDNITGEKFGWWVIWRKLYKARAQRKRRQTEGSGIDEAEDGDDYDYDYDDDDDDVVYVSNPIKNESETEVPVTTPPHAHRHHHGDGQSNIEDNKLELSAASTSTATASGSNEDGLLDAVAAASSSAKEPTSSDTISDTKHTNIDEEIVESVSQLESVITKTIENTKNIKEIPVLEEDDDEDAPVAVDIAKELDVPNALEEINNGGELDGAENDYDKNVNRQITSNADRETVKVAQSSTTAEIPLHLRNEHGDTDSFDAVEPSADSDSVVAIESSAALSHNSLDRAQTEASLASAFDTTAAVAAAAEFETRTITPVANTLEPAISRVELSKSETTSLLPPALHTPAMNASTTQAPNLLANAVTTSLYASSSSSPSSSSSSSSSSSSSSSVSSSSLSPSSTPSSATVPTFILSTITTSFATTPTTTTTIKPSFITTPLLTKLERMQQQTQQQQILKETTKTFDNNTLREENAEEAIRNSAETPITNVFVPIADTTTSSDVIAATTPTLLTTTGEGVMRKDDNETNSLLPETDASRTPPTTPQGSDSASSPTSLLTSPTTSTLGTSPTSISTDATAPTLPSTDYVEPKVENTPPMIRTRLQKFAVTSGKAFSYSVPQDTFYDTEDLTNLRLDLTDKDGRELKASSWLQFNPETHVLYGLPLDDSVSKWQYRLTATDSGNESVTETLEISVQQHRGVRTVNHEISITVKINEKNIHNIDWQLKLMRDVASTLGDENTNSLVVREIRPMPQDPNTATFVYFNETFPTSECPEAELNKLVKRLDASRLSDLVYPTLSVKSITGQLIGACQKSHITKPKPTTHMATNVPPLPRNQVDRVNATVGHLLVFKVPSDTFYDPNDNEQLTLTLKTKDHKELNPRHWLQFDSKNQEFYGIPKSGDAGSDEYLLVAQDAGGLSATDALVVVVNHAPKKEFSVYFKAYLAIRHEQFNADLQRKFVERISQLFGDSTTQYVQIRSVTTQHDSDSTIVNFYNTSLYKSHNRCPEEEIEAVRSVYLIKDHMVRDHVKKILGPELNLTNVQALPLGLCHPQTDIIHRDYVPTKPDQPTLKSSFSEEYMYTIILPAVIIVSMILIACLIACCLHRRRRKSGKMELGDEEERRSFRKKNIPVIFQDELDEKPEIGNKSPIILKDEKPPLLPPSYNTSNMNGDNDVDEYVPPPAVVVGGREARGKSPATPSYRKPPPYVSP; this comes from the exons AGCAAAGCGTcaacgctgctgctgcttttcGGACTCGCCTGCTTGGCCTCTGTACGCGCGGAGCGTGATTTCAACTTTAACGACTCGCAG GTTCCATTACTTGAACCACGCGACGAACCAGCACACATCCACTACGGCCATGATCCATACTCGGTGGAATTGTCGAGCTGTCGCTCGGAAAACAGCGAAATTGTGCTCTCGTTAGTGCTCAAAAGCCACGATTGGGCGGATTTGAGTGATAATAAAAAGGACAAAGTACTGGAGAAACTATCCAAGTTCTTCGCCATACCGAAG GAATTCATCGTTATGGAATCAGCAACAAAACGTGAACTCAGCGAAATGCAGAAGGAATCAATACGCAGAGGTTACAACAAGtgccataataataataaacacccgCTGGGACGTGTTAGCTTTGTG cTCGGCTGTGGTGCCAAATATTTCACAATGAGTGAACCTCTAATGAAACAAATAGGTGCTCAGATGAAGGACGATTCTATTGACAATATAACGGGCGAAAAGTTCGGCTGGTGGGTCATTTGGCGCAAGCTCTACAAAGCGCG AGCTCAACGTAAACGCCGACAAACTGAAGGTTCCGGCATCGATGAAGCCGAAGATGGTGACGATTATGATTACGAttacgatgatgatgatgatgacgttgTGTACGTATCCAAcccaattaaaaa TGAAAGTGAAACAGAAGTGCCAGTAACAACCCCGCCACATGCGCATCGTCATCACCATGGTGATGGTCAG TCGAATATCGAGGATAACAAGTTAGAATTATCAGCGGCATCCACATCAACAGCGACCGCTAGTGGCTCGAACGAGGATGGCCTACTCGACGCTGTGGCAGCTGCCTCGTCTAGTGCCAAAGAGCCGACATCGTCCGACACGATTAGTGACACGAAACATACGAATATCGATGAGGAGATTGTTGAGAGCGTTTCCCAATTGGAATCGGTTATAACGAAGACCATTGAAAATACGAAGAACATCAAAGAGATACCGGTTTTGGAAGAAGACGACGATGAAGATGCACCGGTTGCGGTCGATATCGCCAAGGAATTGGATGTGCCAAATGCACTGGAAGAGATCAATAATGGTGGTGAGCTCGACGGTGCCGAAAATGATTATGACAAAAATGTGAATCGACAAATAACCTCAAATGCTGATCGTGAAACGGTAAAAGTTGCCCAGAGCTCAACAACCGCAGAAATACCGTTACACCTACGTAATGAGCACGGTGACACAGACAGCTTTGATGCTGTTGAGCCGTCCGCCGACTCAGATTCCGTAGTTGCGATTGAGTCAAGCGCCGCGCTGAGTCACAACTCGTTGGATCGTGCACAAACCGAAGCTTCGTTGGCGAGTGCGTTCGATACAACAGCCGCCGTCGCCGCAGCCGCTGAGTTCGAAACTCGCACCATAACGCCGGTAGCTAACACACTAGAACCCGCTATAAGCCGAGTTGAATTGTCTAAGTCAGAGACGACTTCTTTGTTGCCACCAGCTTTGCACACACCAGCAATGAATGCTTCAACAACACAAGCACCCAATCTATTGGCAAATGCTGTCACGACCTCATTATATGCATCATCATCATCCTCACCATCATCATcgtcctcctcctcctcctcctcatcatcatcatcatctgtTTCGTCCTCCTCTCTCTCACCTTCGTCTACGCCATCGTCGGCTACTGTGCCCACATTCATATTGTCAACAATCACAACTTCATTTGCAAcaactccaacaacaacaacaacaataaaaccatcATTCATCACCACACCATTGTTAACAAAG CTAGAAcgtatgcaacaacaaacacaacaacagcaaatacttaaagaaacaacaaaaacatttgatAATAACACCTTACGTGAAGAAAATGCGGAAGAAGCCATTAGAAACAGTGCAGAGACGCCAATAACAAATGTGTTTGTGCCAATAGCAGATACAACAACAAGTAGTGATGTTATAGCAGCAACAACGCCGACTTTATTAACAACAACCGGTGAAGGCGTTATGAGAAAG GATGACAACGAGACCAACAGTTTGCTTCCCGAAACAGATGCGAGTCGCACG CCTCCAACCACACCGCAAGGTTCCGACTCTGCTTCGTCGCCCACTTCTCTGCTAACCTCACCAACAACTTCGACATTGGGCACTTCGCCTACCTCCATCAGCACTGATGCCACAGCGCCTACGCTACCCTCTACTGACTATGTCGAGCCTAAAGTGGAAAATACACCGCCAATGATACGCACACGTCTGCAGAAATTCGCTGTGACCTCGGGCAAAGCCTTCTCGTACTCAGTGCCACAAGATACCTTCTACGATACGGAGGATCTCACAAACCTACGCTTAGATTTAACAGATAAGGATGGACGTGAATTGAAGGCGTCGTCGTGGTTACAATTCAATCCCGAAACACATGTACTTTATGGATT ACCTCTCGACGATTCTGTTTCGAAATGGCAATATCGTTTAACGGCTACCGATTCTGGCAACGAGTCAGTCACAGAGACATTAGAGATATCTGTGCAACAACATCGCGGTGTACGTACCGTTAATCACGAGATCAGCATTACCGTTAAAATCAACGAGAAGAATATACACAACATTGACTGGCAGCTGAAATTGATGCGTG ATGTTGCCTCAACACTGGGTGATGAAAACACCAACTCCTTGGTTGTGCGCGAGATACGTCCGATGCCACAGGATCCTAATACCGCTACATTTGTGTATTTCAATGAAACCTTCCCCACCAGTGAGTGTCCTGAGGCGGAGCTCAATAAGCTGGTGAAGCGTTTAGATGCCAGTCGTCTAAGTGATTTAGTGTATCCCACACTGAGCGTGAAATCCATAACGGGTCAACTGATTGGCGCGTGCCAAAAATCGCACATTACTAAACCGAAACCCACCACGCATATGGCGACCAACGTACCACCGCTACCACGCAATCAAGTGGATCGCGTTAATGCGACCGTCGGACATTTGCTCGTCTTCAAAGTGCCCAGCGATACATTCTATGATCCAAACGACAATGAACAACTCACATTAACACTAAAGACGAAGGATCACAAAGAGCTCAACCCACGCCATTGGTTACAATTCGACTCGAAGAATCAGGAATTCTATGGCATACCAAAGAGTGGTGATGCCGGCTCTGATGAATACTTGCTCGTGGCACAAGATGCTGGCGGTCTGAGCGCCACCGACGCATTGGTTGTGGTGGTGAATCATGCGCCCAAGAAAGAGTTTAGCGTCTACTTTAAAGCCTATCTAGCCATTCGACATGAACAATTCAATGCTGATCTGCAACGGAAATTTGTGGAACGCATTTCACAACTCTTCGGCGATTCGACTACTCAATACGTGCAAATACGTTCGGTGACAACGCAACACGACTCCGATAGCACGATTGTGAATTTCTACAATACGAGCTTATACAAATCGCATAACCGTTGTCCCGAAGAGGAAATCGAGGCTGTGCGCAGTGTTTATCTGATCAAGGATCATATGGTGCGCGATCATGTGAAGAAGATTTTGGGACCCGAATTGAATCTGACCAATGTACAAGCATTGCCGTTGGGCTTGTGCCATC cacaAACTGATATCATCCATCGTGACTATGTGCCCACGAAACCTGATCAGCCAACACTGAAATCGAGCTTCAGCGAAGAGTATATGTACACGATCATCTTGCCGGCGGTGATTATTGTCAGCATGATCTTAATTGCTTGCCTCATTGCGTGTTGTCTACATCGTCGCCGTCGTAAGAGTGGCAAAATGGAATTGG GCGATGAAGAAGAACGTAGATCGTTCCGCAAGAAAAATATACCTGTCATTTTCCAAGATGAATTGGACGAGAAACCCGAAATCGGCAATAAGAGCCCAATAATTTTGAAGGATGAGAAGCCGCCATTGTTGCCACCATCCTACAATACCTCCAACATGAATG GCGACAACGATGTCGATGAATATGTGCCACCACCCGCCGTTGTTGTCGGTGGACGCGAAGCGCGGGGGAAATCACCAGCAACGCCATCATATCGAAAACCGCCACCATATGTATCGCCATAA